A single Pogoniulus pusillus isolate bPogPus1 chromosome 27, bPogPus1.pri, whole genome shotgun sequence DNA region contains:
- the SBDS gene encoding ribosome maturation protein SBDS, with protein sequence MSIFTPTNQIRLTNVAVVRARRGGKRFEIACYRNKVMGWRSGAEKDLDEVLQTHTVFVNVSKGQVAKKEDLVQAFGTDDQTEICKMILSKGELQVSDKERHTQLEQMFRDIATIVADKCVNPETKRPYTVILIERAMKDIHYSVKPHKSTKQQALEVIKRLKETMQIERAHMRLRFILPVKEGKKLKEKLKPLIKVIESEDFNEQLEIVCLIDPGCFREIDELVRSETKGKGTLEVLSLKDVEEGDEKLE encoded by the exons atgtCCATCTTCACCCCCACCAACCAGATCCGCCTCACCAACGTGGCCGTGGTGAGGGCTCGGCGCGGCGGGAAGCGCTTCGAGATCGCCTGTTACCGCAACAAGGTCATGGGATGGCGCAGCGGAGC GGAGAAAGACCTGGACGAGGTCCTGCAGACACACACAGTGTTTGTCAACGTTTCCAAAGggcaggtggccaaaaaggaaGATCTTGTTCAAGCCTTTGGGACAGATGACCAGACAGAAATCTGTAAGATG ATACTGTCCAAGGGGGAGCTGCAGGTGTCAGACAAAGAACGGCACACACAGCTGGAGCAGATGTTTAGAGACATCGCCACTATAGTGGCTGACAAATGTGTGAACCCTGAAACAAAGAGGCCCTACACAGTGATCCTGATAGAGAGAGCCATGAAGGACATTCACTACTCTGTCAAACCACACaagagcacaaagcagcag GcactggaggtgatcaagcgGCTGAAGGAGACCATGCAGATCGAGCGTGCTCACATGAGGCTGCGATTTATCCTTCCAGTGAAGGAGGGCAAGAAACTGAAAGAGAAGCTCAAGCCACTCATTAAAGTTATTGAGAGTGAAGACTTCAATGAGCAGTTGGAAATT GTGTGCCTTATTGATCCTGGCTGCTTCAGAGAGATTGATGAGCTGGTCCGGAGTGAAACCAAAGGGAAAGGAACTCTGGAAGTGCTCAGTCTGAAAGACGTggaggaaggagatgaaaaGCTGGAGTGA